One stretch of Patescibacteria group bacterium DNA includes these proteins:
- a CDS encoding TraR/DksA C4-type zinc finger protein — protein MDQEFIKQIKKNLETERTRLEEELKEFTTKNKHNPEDYNAEFPQLGDKEDENANEVALYSDNLTLERTLEKSLRDVVKSLERIEKGEYGICKYCGKEISKERLLARPTSSACIECKKVLTQEL, from the coding sequence ATGGACCAGGAATTTATAAAACAAATCAAGAAAAACCTTGAAACCGAGCGCACCCGTCTCGAAGAAGAGCTCAAGGAATTCACCACCAAGAACAAGCACAATCCCGAGGATTATAACGCTGAATTTCCCCAGCTCGGCGACAAGGAAGATGAAAACGCGAACGAAGTCGCTCTATACAGCGATAATTTGACGCTGGAACGCACTTTGGAAAAGTCGCTCCGCGACGTTGTTAAGTCCCTGGAACGCATTGAAAAGGGCGAATACGGCATCTGCAAATACTGCGGCAAGGAAATATCTAAAGAGCGGCTGCTCGCCCGGCCGACTTCTAGCGCATGCATCGAATGCAAAAAAGTCCTGACCCAAGAACTCTAA
- a CDS encoding signal peptidase II, translating to MQKSPDPRTLRLIYAAFLGLGFLLDRALKYLAMRGLPQEELFIIPKILSFTLYENRGMAFGIAVPHLPLVATGAVLLVLLFAMIIYSVKMNRSIWLYASCAIFAGGLSNFIDRALCDATIDYLYLRPYSFINIADIMIVGGCLISIAACPPGLARHGRRALHNGKKLHVQ from the coding sequence ATGCAAAAAAGTCCTGACCCAAGAACTCTAAGGCTAATCTATGCCGCTTTCCTTGGTCTGGGTTTTTTGCTCGATCGGGCATTAAAATATCTGGCAATGCGAGGGCTCCCACAAGAGGAGCTTTTTATTATCCCAAAAATCTTGAGCTTTACTCTTTATGAAAACCGCGGCATGGCATTCGGCATCGCGGTGCCACATCTGCCGCTCGTCGCCACCGGCGCCGTACTTCTCGTCCTTCTCTTTGCCATGATTATTTATTCTGTAAAAATGAACCGCTCGATCTGGCTCTACGCTTCGTGCGCCATCTTCGCTGGCGGCTTAAGCAACTTCATTGACCGCGCTCTCTGTGACGCGACTATTGACTATCTCTACCTCCGGCCGTACTCTTTTATCAATATCGCAGATATAATGATCGTGGGCGGCTGCCTCATTTCTATTGCCGCCTGCCCGCCAGGCCTTGCCAGGCATGGCAGGCGGGCTCTGCATAATGGCAAAAAATTACATGTCCAATAA